A genome region from Nocardia sp. NBC_00565 includes the following:
- the rpmB gene encoding 50S ribosomal protein L28 translates to MSAHCQVTGRKPGFGKSVSHSHKRTNRRWNPNIQRKTYYLPSEDRRITLTVSAKGIKTIDRDGIEAVVARIRARGDKI, encoded by the coding sequence ATGTCGGCCCACTGCCAGGTCACCGGGCGCAAGCCGGGATTCGGCAAGTCCGTATCGCATTCGCACAAGCGGACGAACCGCCGCTGGAATCCCAATATCCAGCGCAAGACCTACTACCTGCCCAGCGAGGATCGGCGCATCACGCTGACCGTCTCCGCCAAGGGCATCAAGACCATCGACCGGGACGGGATCGAGGCGGTCGTCGCTCGGATCCGAGCCCGCGGCGACAAGATCTGA